The following are encoded together in the Ooceraea biroi isolate clonal line C1 chromosome 2, Obir_v5.4, whole genome shotgun sequence genome:
- the LOC105276835 gene encoding fatty acyl-CoA reductase wat, whose translation MVEVLLDRVDGQEVAVVESNCIPEPPAECTPTERTSAEKPINEKLSPIQEFYYGQSIFITGGTGFMGKLLIEKILRTCPGVVSIYLLVRPKKGKDVHQRTEEIFDDPLFVKLKDEQPKFRHQIVAVAGDCSQPSLGMSSQDRATIIREVSIVFHVAATVRFDEKLKLAVPINVRSTRDILNLCKEIANLKSFVHVSTAYANCPQNMIEEKFYDSPMDSDKLIALMECVEDKLAEDITPQLLGKWPNTYTYTKAVAENAIKKHGDDLPVGIFRPAIVISTYREPLRGWIDNMYGPTGVAAGAGTGLLRSIHCDGSVHANVVPADLTVNALIATAWDVADIRRVNNKSHGDIPIYNYVSKDNPITYDELKEMSSKYGLDIPSTRAVWYYSFRNNKHRIVHLFFVYFWHLFPALLVDTATVCMGKQPRLLKVYKKIHKFMDVLNYFATQEWMFTNDRLHALLAKLTFKDRQHFYCDVRDVDWNVYFETYILGIRLYLIKDPLDTLHQARVKWQRLYWCHQALKIILAYIAIKLSWSTISTLFSFFSLEL comes from the exons ATGGTGGAAGTACTGCTGGACCGAGTCGACGGCCAGGAAGTGGCCGTCGTCGAATCGAACTGCATACCGGAACCACCCGCAGAATGCACGCCGACAGAGCGCACGTCGGCGGAAAAGCCGATCAACGAGAAGCTCTCGCCGATCCAGGAGTTCTACTACGGTCAGAGCATCTTCATCACTGGCGGTACCGGCTTCATGGGCAAGCTGCTGATCGAGAAGATCCTGAGAACGTGTCCCGGCGTGGTGTCGATCTACCTGCTGGTGCGCCCGAAGAAGGGCAAGGACGTGCATCAGCGCACCGAGGAGATCTTCGATGACCCG CTTTTTGTGAAGCTTAAGGACGAGCAACCAAAGTTTCGCCATCAGATTGTCGCCGTCGCAGGAGACTGCAGCCAACCGAGTCTCGGGATGTCCTCGCAAGATCGTGCGACCATTATTCGTGAAGTTTCCATCGTCTTCCACGTCGCAGCCACGGTCAGATTCGACGAGAAGCTGAAGCTGGCGGTACCGATCAATGTTAGAAGCACGAGAGACATCCTGAATCTCTGCAAGGAGATCGCGAATCTCAAG TCTTTCGTGCATGTATCGACCGCGTATGCAAATTGCCCGCAAAACATGATCGAGGAGAAGTTTTACGACTCACCAATGGATTCCGACAAGCTAATCGCGCTAATGGAATGCGTGGAGGACAAGTTGGCTGAAGACATCACTCCGCA ATTATTAGGAAAATGGCCGAATACTTATACCTACACAAAAGCAGTCGCAGAAAATGCGATAAAGAAGCATGGTGACGACTTGCCGGTCGGCATCTTTCGTCCCGCCATTG TAATCTCAACGTATCGAGAGCCGCTGCGTGGTTGGATCGACAATATGTATGGCCCAACAGGTGTTGCCGCTGGCGCTGGGACCGGATTGCTACGATCGATCCATTGTGATGGTTCGGTACACGCAAACGTGGTGCCTGCCGATTTGACAGTCAATGCCTTAATCGCAACTGCGTGGGATGTAGCAGACATTCGAAG GGTGAATAACAAATCACATGGCGACATTCCAATTTACAACTACGTATCCAAGGACAATCCCATAACTTACGACGAGTTGAAGGAAATGTCATCAAAGTATGGTCTTGACATTCCTTCCACCCGAGCAGTCTGGTACTACAGCTTCAGGAACAATAAGCACAGGATAGTTCATCTTTTCTTCGTATACTTTTGGCACTTGTTCCCGGCTCTACTCGTTGACACCGCGACTGTTTGCATGGGAAAGCAACCGAG GTTGCTTAAGGTTTACAAGAAGATACACAAATTCATGGACGTGCTGAATTATTTCGCCACGCAAGAATGGATGTTTACTAATGATCGATTGCATGCGTTACTGGCGAAGCTTACGTTCAAGGACCGCCAACATTTCTATTGCGACGTGCGGGATGTCGACTGGAATGTATATTTTGAGACGTATATTCTCGGCATAAGGCTATATCTCATCAAGGATCCCTTGGACACCCTCCATCAGGCACGCGTTAAATGGCAAAG